TTGACCTTGCATTTCAATAGCTATTTTCTGACCATTAGCTGTAGTACACAAAACATCTACCGCACTTACTACTCCTAATTTAGTTTTTTCTTTAGAATATGGAATTACTGGTAATTCATTAGTATTTATTTCAACTGCTTTAATTTCTTTTTCACCTCTGAAATTCAATAAATTATTAAGTAAACTAATTAAAATTTCTTTGTTTTTGTCAGTACCGAATAACATTTTAAAAGTTATATCGTAAGTTGGGTCAGCAAAAATTTCCTCACCCTTTTCTATTTGAATTAGTTTTTCTGCTTTCATTAATTAACCTCAAATTTTAAATTGAATAAAAATGCACTAAAAAGTTATCACAAAAATTTGAATTAATAAAATGAAATATAAAACGCTTGACCAAAACCACCATATTATATATTGACTACCCTGTTAAAATATAGTATACTGGTTATGTAACAAAAACATAACGAATAGTTTTATGGGTATAGCTAAACCGCAAGAGTTCTTTAACTCTATAGACAACGTAAAATCTTTATCTACTCTCAAAAAGAAAATGAATGCAGAAAGAAGCTATTTAGAAAATCAATACAATACCGTAGCTAGTTTAAAAAACGGCTTTACGACCTATAGAAACTACTTAAAAGCTAATATAAGCACTGATAGGCTGATAGGCAAAAAACCTCTTATAAACTTGTTACTAGAGCAATTTAGGCTAACGGAAGAACAACAAGCTATATTCAATAGTAATAAGCGTGAAGATATAAAAAGTAATAAGTCGGAGCTAAGAGCTATTTATAATGTCGATAATTACCTAAACACGGCTAACGAGCTTTTAAACTCCGAATACTATCTTGATAAAATAATCGCTTTATGCGCTTTAACGGGTAGAAGAGCTGCGGAAATAGGTTCAACCGCAAATTTTGAATATCTAAATGATGACGAAGTAGTTTTTACGGGACAACTAAAAACTAAAACTAGAGAAGACGTACAACCTTACAACATACCGCTTCTTAGCGATAGTAAGGCAATAATAGAAACTCTAAAAGCTATTAGAGAGTTAAGACCTCGTTATGTAAATAAACCCGAACTATTCCATAGTGCTACTTCTAAAGACCTAAGCGTCAAAGTAAAAAAGCATTTTGACGGCTTGTTTGAAGGAACGCCTAGAATAAAAGACCTAAGAGCTATCTATGCTTTAATTTGTTTTACGGAGTTTCATAAAATACCCGCAAATAAGAAAGTAGACCGAGACGTATATTTTTCAAAAATACTGGGTCATAGCGAGAGTGATATTACTACTTGCGGTTCTTATGTTGATTTTTATATTCAGTAACTCACGAATAAGAGGTTAAAGATGTCTTATTATTCAAATCTAGACAACATTTTTGAGCAAGCACGCAGAACTATAGACTATAAGGGCAAAGTCAATTTTGTTCAAAATTTGTTACCTAACGGAAAGATGGAAAGCTACGAATGGGTGGCAATCAATCCTACCCGTATCGATAAAAAGCTCGGTAGTTTTAGAATTAATACTACAAGCGGCAAGTGGGCAGACTTTGCTACTGGCGATAAAGGCGGCGACTTAATCTCTCTTTATGCTTACCTAAAAGGAATTAGTAACTATAAAGCCGCTTGTGAAATAATGGGAGCGGAACCAAAAAGAAAGAAATACTAACACGTGAAAAACAACCGATATATGAGGGTGGTTATTATGAACGAAAAAGCAAAATTATACTTAGGCAACATACCGAAAGAAATTAGTAATGAATTTTCTAACTATGCCAAGCAACATGAAACAAAACAAAGCCAGCTCTTTATTGAAATTTGGAATAATTTTAAAAAGCATTACTTAGCTTTTGACGAACAAGAGCAAGTTTTAATAGAACAAGCGCTATCTATTGTCGATAAATCATTCGATGAGTTTGTTAAAAAAACAGTCTTAAAAGCCGTTAAAAGAACCATAGCCAATAAAGACTTACTATCTCAAGAAGTAGATATAAACAAACGTAATTCTTATCGCGCGGCTAGCTTAAGAGTAAAAGAAATAGTCGAAGAAATGATGGAGCAAAACGATACCGCACCTAATTGGTACGAGCGCAAATTTCTAAGCAAAAAAGCTATTGCCGACTATGCAAAAGTTAGAAAAATAAAGGTAAAAGGGGCGATGTCCTTAAACATGTCGGTTATCGAAAGATATCTAAATTCTTATAAAACAGAAATAGAGGAACATCATAAGAAATACGATCTATCAAAAGATCATAATTTAAAAGCTTATCACCATTTGTTAAACGTAAATAAAAAGGTAGAAAATGACCGAATTTATAATTGATCGCCTTGATCCAGAAATAAAACAGCTGATAATAGATAATTTGTTAAAAGGCACTTCTCAACGCAAAACAGCCGAGCAACTATACAAAGTAGGTGTTGTTATATCCGATATGTCTATAGGTCGTTGGTGGAAAGAAAACAAAGCTAAATATGAAAGTTCAATCGATATTGACGAGGACTTAGACGCGCGGCAATTAATAGCTTCTTTTATATCCGATCTTGATAAAAAGAACCTAAAAAATAAAGAAATCGAGCAAAGGTTATTGGCTCAAGAATTACTTAGAGAGTTGCTACTATTCTACTTGGTGGATATTCACAGACAAACTAAGTTAAAGCAGCAAAACCTACTCAATCATTATCCTATAGACTTAATAAGTTCTCTTAAAACTATAGCCGATCTTTACTTCAAGTTTAAAGATAGTAACGGCAGTCTAAAAGACGATGACGGCGAGTATATTTTTATATAATTAAAGGTGTTGTATGACTGCTGATAGACCTAAATTAACTTTATTTAAAAAACAGAAAAGCGAACCTAAAGTTACTGAAATCATTGAGGAAAAAACTGTTGAACCGATAGAAACTAGCGAACAACCGAAAACGGAAGAATTACCGAAAATAAAGGTAGTGGTATACGAACAGCAATGGTATCTCGATATTTTAAACCAGTTAAAAATTAGGTGCGCCAGAGCATTCCCCTCCAAAGGTAAACCCAAAGTAGCTTTAGCTATAGGTATACATAAAAAAATAGCAAAAAGGCTCGGTATAACCGAAGAATTAGCGAGTAAGTTTTGTAAGTATTATTGCAAAACATTATCATACAAAGCTATCTGTATAGACGGAGCAATTAGGTATAGTTTAAAAGGTAACCCAAAAGGAATTGTCGGTGAACCACCGAAAAAAGCTGCTAATAAGAAACCTGTTGTTGAACACAAGAAAGATACTGAACAACAACAAGTCGCTAATTAAATATTAAAAGGTGAATAGTTAAAGATTTAGTCGAGACTACAGATCGTAGCCTCGTTATTTTAGACCTAAAACAAGTATATTGGTTTTCTGGTTGTGATTACAATATAAGCCTAAAAGTTTAAAAAACACTTAATTTAAACAACTTATATAATAATTTTTATCATTATTGAAAGGTATATCAACATGGTTTTTGAAATCAACGATCTTAATTTCAATATCGCTATTGATAGATTGATTAAGCTAATACACAGAAACTTTAAATACAAAATATCTTTAGCTATAAAAATTATTAGCGATGAAAGCAGTTTCACTCCTAAAGAACTTGCTTTTGAACTGTATAAAAGAAAAATTTTAAAAAGTGAAAATCACTATATCTCAAATGTTTAGAATGTGTAATTTAAGATACAACTTGAAGTTTATTTTTTTGTTGTAGTGATTTTTTAATTAACATGCTTAAAATATAGGTATCTAATTAATCCAGAGGTATTTTTTATGAATGATTTGTTATGAAAGAAGATGAAAAGAATGTTAAATCTAAGGGAATGGGAGAATTGCAATTTTTTTGTACTATAACGTTTCTTAGTATAGTTATTAATATTTTTTTTATTAATCGATTTATCATTAGTAGACCTGTTTCTTGGCATACATACTTTATTATATTTTTAAGTTTATTTTATCAACATTTTGTTTTACATGATATATATAGGCAATTTTTTCTTAAAGTTAAATCTACGGATAGATTGAAAAG
This is a stretch of genomic DNA from Candidatus Trichorickettsia mobilis. It encodes these proteins:
- a CDS encoding protelomerase family protein, with the protein product MGIAKPQEFFNSIDNVKSLSTLKKKMNAERSYLENQYNTVASLKNGFTTYRNYLKANISTDRLIGKKPLINLLLEQFRLTEEQQAIFNSNKREDIKSNKSELRAIYNVDNYLNTANELLNSEYYLDKIIALCALTGRRAAEIGSTANFEYLNDDEVVFTGQLKTKTREDVQPYNIPLLSDSKAIIETLKAIRELRPRYVNKPELFHSATSKDLSVKVKKHFDGLFEGTPRIKDLRAIYALICFTEFHKIPANKKVDRDVYFSKILGHSESDITTCGSYVDFYIQ
- a CDS encoding ProQ/FINO family protein, whose amino-acid sequence is MTADRPKLTLFKKQKSEPKVTEIIEEKTVEPIETSEQPKTEELPKIKVVVYEQQWYLDILNQLKIRCARAFPSKGKPKVALAIGIHKKIAKRLGITEELASKFCKYYCKTLSYKAICIDGAIRYSLKGNPKGIVGEPPKKAANKKPVVEHKKDTEQQQVAN